The window CTCGTTGTATCCAATTTCTTTGGATATAACCCTGACAACGGTCGATACGAAACAACCGACACTATTTTTTCTGGTATTGGCTATTGGGTGAAAGTAAATCAAGCCGGCAGATTGATCTTAGAAGCCGGAAGCCAAAAACTTTCAAAAGCCAATATTATCATTAAACCTGATTCTGATTTGCCTCCTCCGCCGCCATTACCATTAAAAGGCGAGGAAGAGACAAAAGCCTTACCCGAAGATTTCGCCCTATACCAAAACTATCCGAATCCATTTAATCCAACAACAGAGATTATGTATGATATCGCCTCAAGAAGTTTTGTTTCTTTAAAGATCATTAATACGCTTGGTCAGGTAATTGCAACGCTTGTGAATGAAGTAAAGCAACCGGGGCGGTATTCAGCAATTTTTAATGCGACCGGTTTGAGTAGTGGTATATATTTATGTAAGATACAAACGGAAAGCTATACTGAAACAAAAAAAATTATTTTAATAAAATAGCAACATCATTTTTATAAAATGAGAGTTTTTAAAATCAAAGCCTTGAGCCGTAACAGTTCAGGGCTTTTTATTTAAATCCGTTGATAATGAATCTAAGAATAATTACTTAAGTATCACATTTTTGTACTATTCTGTTCATTATCTCCACTTAATCGTACACCCAATCGAAAAAGTCTCAGGAGTTTTAACAACTTTGCTAGTTAGTATCGCATCTACCGCATCCTGCAAATACTTATCTTTTACAGCAGTCGGGTTTTGCCAGTTATCGTCCATTTTGCCGTGGTAACAAAAACCTCTCTTCGCACTGCATCTAAAAGCAATCCTGAACAATCTAAAAAAGACATTAAATGAGTGATATGAGGCGAATTTGCGATTCGCAATTTGCGAATTACGAATTTATTCTATATCTTTGAATAAAAACATCATGAAAAAACACAGCGGAATGCGCCCACTCGACGTAGTAGTGCTTTTGAAAATTGCTGCCAAAAGTAATAAAACATGGCTAATGAAAGAATTGTCTGCAGAATTGAATATCAGTGCTAGTGAGATAAGCGAAAGCTTACATCGTTCTTCGCTTGCAGGTTTAATTGTGGGTAATAAAAAAAAAATAATGATAACGGCTTTATTGGAATTTTTGCAGTATGGATTAAGGTATGTTTATCCTCAACATCCGGGGGCGTTGGTACGAGGAGTACCTACTGCTTATTCAGCGCCTCCATTGTCGGAAAAAATAGCAAGTAACGAAGCGGTTGTTTGGCCGCATCCCGATGGAGCCGTCAGAGGGCAAGCTATTGAACCTTTACATCCATCTGTTCCATCTGCATGTTTGCAAGACCCGGAGTTGTATGCCCTACTCGCCCTGGCCGATGCGCTACGAATTGGCAGAGCCAGAGAAAAGAACCTTGCAATGGAAGAGTTAAAGAAAAGGTTATGCTAAAAAACATACTCATCAATAGGGAAGCAATAAAACAAATTGCCGCCGCATTGGATAATCTCAGCGACCAGGTAATTTATGTCGGTGGTGCAGTAGTGAGTTTATACATCAATGACCCCTCTGCAGAAGATGTCCGCCCTACAAAAGATGTGGATATTAGTCTATCCATTGCTTCCCTTGGTGAATTGGAGAACCTGCGTCAACAATTAATAAAAAAAGGATTTATACAAACTGCCGAAGAGAAAGTAATGTGTCGGTTTGAATACGCCGGTATTAAGGTAGATGTAATGAGTACAAAAGCTGTAGGTTGGGCGCCCGCCAATTCTTGGTTTGAGCCGGGCTTTCGTTTTAAGCAAGTAGTTGATGTGGATGATCAGAAAATTCAAATACTCCCGTTATCTTATTACTTAGCGTCGAAGTTTGAGGCGTTTGATGACAGGGGATCTAAAGATCCAAGAACAAGTCAGGACTTTGAGGATATTGTGTACATACTTGATAACAGAAAAGACCTTACGGAGGAGATATTTAAATATTCTGACGATGAAGTAAGGAAATATTTACGAAGGGAATTCATCGGCATGCAAAAAGATAAACTAAAACAAGAAGCAATTTTATGTAATCTCTCTTATGAAATTCGGGACATACGTTTTCAACAAATCATTGACAATCTTAAATTAATTACCGATGTCCTCTAACGAACTCAACAACATAGACCCTTTCATTCTCACCCATTTTCACCAGATTCGTTAAGGTATCCTCTGCACTCAGCTGAACCACAGAGACAGACAACCAATTCGCTTTCGGCATCATAATCATAATCAATCGTTAATTCTTCACCCTGCTGAATATCGCGCGCAGCATAGAATAAAATTTTGTTGCCGGCAATTTCATAATAACAAGTAGGATCGCACGAATGGTTAAAATATTTTGTGTGATTTCCCCTGTCGTAACCATCAATAGCATTTTCATCGTTCAGCCAAAAAGTATAAATTCCTGAACGATTCAAATCTTCTTCTCTTCTCATAGCTTCTTCAGCAGAAATTAATTCACCTTCGTATTCAGCAATAAGATGATCTTTGGAAATAAATTTATTGGTAAAACAACCAAAACGGTTAATTGCGGATTCTTTAATAAGGGCATCTCTAAAATCTTAGTTTGGCAATAAAGATCAACGTGATTGTAAACGCAGTCACTAACTGGGGTTGCCTGAGCACTAATTCCGTGTTTAGTACTCTTCACATTTTTTCCATTTTTCGCTCTCCTTTTGTTCTGGAGACACTCTTTCTACGCGGCAGTATATCCGAGTTGAATCGCTCGAAACATATTGTAGGTTAAATTCATCAGTCCCACGACAGTTGTGGCTCGCTTAATACCAATAGTTCGGATAAAAGAGCCATTCATACTCTGTTGCCTTCTTGTTGTTCTTCGGTAAGCGGTTTATTTCTGTATCCTTTTTCGTGAATCTGATTAATCATTTTTTTGTGTTCTACCACTAGAGATACCGACTCACCACTGTACGCACTGTCTGCGTGCGTTGAGATATTCATAAAAAAGTCCGAATAGTTTTTCTATCGCACTTGCTTTGGTGAGCCTGTCGAACCAAACGTTTACTCTTTAGGTCGGATTGCAAATCCGACCTACTATCTTGAACAAGTTTGAGCCTCATTCTCATTTTTATTATATTGTTTCCAATATTATAAGGAAACAAAACAATGAAAAGCACACCCACTCAAAAAGTAAGTATCTTGTTTTTTGCTGCTATAATTTTTCTTACTCAACTTTCATATACGCAACAAATTAACATTCCCGATTGGACAGCTGATGCAATCTATTATCAAATTTTCCCGGAACGCTTTTACAATGCCGATACTACAAACGATCCCCCAAACACACAGCCGTGGGGCGCCATTCCCAAATACAATAACTACTTCGGCGGCGACCTAAACGGAGTTATCGAGAAACTCGATTACATTCAGGACCTGGGAGTTAATGCTATATATTTCAATCCTGTTTTCGAATCTAACTCTAATCATAAATATCACACAACCGACTATTTTAAGATTGATGATAATTTTGGAGACGACAAAATCTTCAAGCAACTTTTAGATGAATGCCATAAGCGAGGTATTCGTGTCGTTATCGACGGTGTGTTCAACCATACCGGCATCGAGTTCTTCGCTTTCAAAGATATTGTCGAGAAGGAAAAAAACTCGAAGTATTTAAATTGGTTTAAAGTACACAGTTTTCCGGTTCAGCTTCCGCCTGCAAAACCAAACTATGAAGCTTGGTGGGGAATTGGCGACCTGCCTAAACTAATGGCAGAAGAACCCGATGTTAAAAAGCATCTTTTCGATGCGACTCAAAAGTGGACTGCTATGGGAATCGACGGCTGGCGGCTCGATGTGCCGAACGAAATGTCGCACGACTTCTGGATCGAATGGCGAAAGCTTGTTAAGTCGATCAATCCCGATTGCTACATCGTGGGCGAAATCTGGGAAGATGCAACTCCGTGGTTAAAGGGCGACCAGTTCGATGCGGTTATGAATTATCTCTTTCGCGATGCAGTAAACCTGTATTTTGTTTTTAATAAATTAAATGTAAAACAGTTCGATTCGTTACTCGCAATTCCTCGAAAATATCCAAAAGAAGTTCAGTATGCACTGCAAAATTTAGTAGGCAGCCACGATACTGAAAGGTTTTTTACATTAACAAAAGGCAACACTGAGAAAGCCAAATTAGCTGCTTTATTCCAAATGACTTACATCGGAGCGCCGATGGTTTATTACGGCGATGAAATCGGTATGATGGGCGGACGCGACCCCGACTGCCGCCGGACTATGGTTTGGGATTCGTTACATTGGAACATCGACCTCCGGAATTTCTACAAAAAACTTATTGACCTGCGAAAACAAAATAAAGTTTTTAGCAGAGGAAGTTATAAAACAATTCTTACCGACGGCAAACGCAACCTTTTTGGTTTTTTACGCGAGCTCGAAAACGAAAAAGCAATCGTAATTTTAAATAACTCGAATAAATGCCAGACTGTTGAGTTACAGTCTCCTAATAAAAACGTAAAAAAATGGGTTGACCTGATAAACGATGTTACTATCAGGCAAAATGACAAATCAAAAATATCAATTCAAAATATTCCACCGATGAGCGGT of the Bacteroidota bacterium genome contains:
- a CDS encoding T9SS type A sorting domain-containing protein codes for the protein LVVSNFFGYNPDNGRYETTDTIFSGIGYWVKVNQAGRLILEAGSQKLSKANIIIKPDSDLPPPPPLPLKGEEETKALPEDFALYQNYPNPFNPTTEIMYDIASRSFVSLKIINTLGQVIATLVNEVKQPGRYSAIFNATGLSSGIYLCKIQTESYTETKKIILIK
- a CDS encoding SET domain-containing protein-lysine N-methyltransferase — protein: MNRFGCFTNKFISKDHLIAEYEGELISAEEAMRREEDLNRSGIYTFWLNDENAIDGYDRGNHTKYFNHSCDPTCYYEIAGNKILFYAARDIQQGEELTIDYDYDAESELVVCLCGSAECRGYLNESGENG
- a CDS encoding glycoside hydrolase family 13 protein — translated: MKSTPTQKVSILFFAAIIFLTQLSYTQQINIPDWTADAIYYQIFPERFYNADTTNDPPNTQPWGAIPKYNNYFGGDLNGVIEKLDYIQDLGVNAIYFNPVFESNSNHKYHTTDYFKIDDNFGDDKIFKQLLDECHKRGIRVVIDGVFNHTGIEFFAFKDIVEKEKNSKYLNWFKVHSFPVQLPPAKPNYEAWWGIGDLPKLMAEEPDVKKHLFDATQKWTAMGIDGWRLDVPNEMSHDFWIEWRKLVKSINPDCYIVGEIWEDATPWLKGDQFDAVMNYLFRDAVNLYFVFNKLNVKQFDSLLAIPRKYPKEVQYALQNLVGSHDTERFFTLTKGNTEKAKLAALFQMTYIGAPMVYYGDEIGMMGGRDPDCRRTMVWDSLHWNIDLRNFYKKLIDLRKQNKVFSRGSYKTILTDGKRNLFGFLRELENEKAIVILNNSNKCQTVELQSPNKNVKKWVDLINDVTIRQNDKSKISIQNIPPMSGAILISRK